In one Acidobacteriota bacterium genomic region, the following are encoded:
- a CDS encoding AMP-binding protein, whose protein sequence is LLAQVAENSYQLVWSFHQILLDGWSLPLVFEEFQRLYGAAREGQTLELPQAPPFRNYIEWLERQDLAAAKVWWKEWLEGFDEPTPVVFDRPESDQGREYGEREGIMPRSLHERLQGFARRHRMTVNTVVQASWALLLARYANVDDVVFGVTVSGRPPELDGVEDMVGLFINTLPTRVRMPRAQEEGSSVLEWLQAQQAKQLELRGFEFTPLAQVQRWAGMAGGDGLFDTFMVFQNYPLDEAPEEAPEEGGEAAPEAGAEGAPAEGVTSADTGTEERSNFALTLVAYPEPVLTLDIEYNRQRHDDSTVERMLRHLQQLLDGMVARSEAPVSSLSLLTAPERQQLEVEWATGEPVKPTLAASRLFPARFAAVAEEQGDAAAVRSHDGTSWSYRELDERSRSLATALQEQSVGPEVLVALAAERSPELVCGLVAILRAGGAYLPLDPEYPDDRLQTMLTDSAAPVVLTTARLAPRLGQLAPEGTTVVVVESAFGGEDPAPELPALELDGESLAYVIYTSGSTGVPKGVAVSHAAMVIYADEMVHQLELSAEDRVLQFASISFDVVVEEVIPALLAGASVVLPGRDLLLSAEQLESVVAEQGVTVMELPAVYWQEWVRDLEEREMRPPESLRLVMLGTQKPSPERLATWQAWELPALYVFGLTETTVTNTVHFVPASVSEDPSALDLPIGRPIAGQQVYVLNALGQPMPVGAPGELFIGHEAGRGQARTPQIASSDPGAADEQLSW, encoded by the coding sequence GCTGCTGGCGCAGGTGGCGGAGAACAGCTACCAGCTGGTGTGGTCCTTCCACCAGATCCTGCTGGACGGCTGGAGCCTGCCGCTGGTCTTCGAGGAATTCCAACGCCTCTACGGTGCGGCGCGGGAGGGCCAGACGCTGGAGTTGCCGCAGGCGCCGCCCTTCCGCAACTACATCGAATGGTTGGAGCGTCAGGACCTGGCCGCTGCCAAGGTTTGGTGGAAGGAGTGGCTGGAGGGTTTCGACGAGCCGACGCCGGTGGTTTTCGACCGCCCGGAGAGCGACCAGGGCCGCGAGTACGGCGAGCGCGAAGGGATCATGCCGCGGTCGCTCCACGAGCGGTTGCAGGGCTTTGCGCGCCGACACCGCATGACCGTGAATACGGTGGTGCAGGCTTCCTGGGCGCTGCTGCTGGCGCGCTACGCCAACGTCGACGACGTGGTCTTCGGCGTCACCGTTTCGGGTCGTCCGCCGGAGCTGGACGGGGTCGAGGACATGGTCGGCCTGTTCATCAACACGCTGCCGACGCGGGTGCGCATGCCCCGGGCTCAGGAGGAGGGTTCCTCGGTGCTCGAATGGCTCCAGGCCCAGCAGGCCAAGCAGCTGGAGCTCCGCGGATTCGAATTCACACCCTTGGCACAGGTCCAGCGGTGGGCCGGAATGGCGGGCGGCGACGGCCTCTTCGACACCTTCATGGTGTTCCAGAACTATCCGCTGGACGAGGCGCCGGAAGAGGCACCGGAAGAAGGCGGTGAAGCTGCGCCGGAAGCAGGTGCCGAAGGGGCTCCGGCGGAGGGCGTGACCAGCGCGGACACCGGTACGGAAGAGCGCTCGAACTTCGCCTTGACCCTGGTGGCCTATCCCGAGCCGGTGCTGACGCTGGATATCGAATACAACCGCCAGCGTCACGACGACAGCACTGTGGAACGCATGCTGCGCCACCTGCAGCAACTGCTCGACGGCATGGTGGCGCGGTCCGAGGCGCCGGTCTCGAGCCTGTCCCTGCTCACCGCGCCGGAGCGCCAGCAGCTGGAGGTGGAATGGGCCACCGGCGAGCCGGTGAAGCCGACGCTGGCCGCTTCCCGCTTGTTCCCCGCACGGTTTGCGGCGGTGGCCGAGGAGCAGGGCGATGCCGCTGCGGTTCGTTCCCACGACGGGACCAGCTGGAGCTATCGGGAGCTGGACGAGCGTAGCCGTTCGTTGGCGACGGCGCTGCAGGAGCAGTCGGTGGGGCCGGAGGTGTTGGTGGCGCTGGCGGCGGAGCGTTCGCCGGAGCTGGTGTGCGGCCTGGTGGCGATCCTGCGAGCCGGTGGTGCGTATCTGCCGCTGGATCCGGAATACCCCGACGATCGGCTACAGACGATGCTGACGGATTCGGCGGCGCCGGTGGTGCTGACCACCGCTCGGCTGGCCCCCCGGTTGGGCCAGCTGGCGCCGGAGGGAACCACCGTGGTGGTGGTGGAGTCGGCGTTCGGCGGCGAGGATCCCGCACCGGAGCTGCCGGCTCTGGAGTTGGATGGGGAGAGCCTGGCCTATGTGATCTACACCTCGGGTTCCACGGGTGTTCCCAAGGGTGTGGCGGTGTCCCACGCTGCGATGGTGATCTACGCCGACGAGATGGTTCATCAGCTCGAGCTGAGCGCCGAGGATCGGGTGCTGCAATTCGCCTCCATCAGCTTCGACGTGGTGGTGGAGGAAGTGATTCCGGCGCTGCTGGCGGGAGCCTCGGTGGTGCTGCCGGGGCGGGATCTGCTGCTTTCGGCGGAGCAGCTGGAGTCGGTGGTGGCGGAGCAGGGCGTGACGGTGATGGAGCTGCCGGCGGTGTATTGGCAGGAGTGGGTGCGGGACCTGGAAGAGCGGGAGATGCGTCCGCCGGAGTCGCTCCGGTTGGTGATGCTGGGCACCCAGAAACCGTCGCCGGAACGGTTGGCGACCTGGCAGGCCTGGGAGCTGCCGGCGCTCTACGTCTTCGGTCTGACCGAGACGACGGTGACCAATACGGTGCACTTCGTGCCGGCATCGGTTTCGGAGGATCCCTCGGCCTTGGATC